The Podospora pseudocomata strain CBS 415.72m chromosome 3, whole genome shotgun sequence genome window below encodes:
- a CDS encoding hypothetical protein (EggNog:ENOG503PX9B; COG:S), giving the protein MRLAMASASNRPASMRIPMAGGRALPGSSMRGRRRALSASRAESSLPPLSASHLEAHEFHYTLAPEDQGVDLHLDADILPPPPPRCLRSTEPHRSLIPTPGWSNRSLLDPDLLGLSPHPVTGFGFRLNEPRARNATIYLAAEPNSPLAATMNAPRDEHLEALASLNRAARLGAQSAQLQHSRSIILGPAEEFFDSASAQAGRLYGQAFLNQGEVTYLASRRLEDWLEGISLSESPFGPQRVALPEVSSSNGGQAGSLATVMEDDGVKMGESTTENRQTGTKRQGANLEAGPSKRVKIAAPFRRALSRVSGGAVTRSSVDDHGSTMARAGTAMSRHVGESGRSTPFSMMSRVFVPAPVITTRNFKICVLGHPGTGKTTFLNRLVMGRYIPGAPSTSTEIRTISTMSTGDATRRTLAQVELWDFPGMIAGRHDTQLQSTFFNAAIICYDLEDSRNLDGLSTKPMLAASLHGDVPLIVIGLKVDRRPTFPNLGLRFLVPPEPATDIQGETAAAAINAAGFAECSALTSENCQETWQSIVDYLVDIQEKHEKAIEEARAGKGKEKMLEKAKKVWRGFKKEMDVKLKK; this is encoded by the exons ATGCGACTAGCCATGGCCTCTGCCTCGAACAGACCAGCCAGCATGCGGATCCCAATGGCAGGTGGCCGCGCCCTGCCGGGGAGCTCGATGCGAGGACGCAGGAGAGCACTGAGCGCGAGTCGCGCCGAGAGCAGCCTGCCTCCCCTCTCAGCGTCGCACCTTGAGGCCCACGAATTTCACTACACGCTCGCCCCAGAGGATCAAGGGGTCGACCTTCATCTTGACGCTGATATTctgcctccgcctccaccaagATGTCTTCGATCAACTGAACCTCATCGATCTCTTATCCCGACTCCAGGTTGGTCAAACCGTTCTTTGCTCGATCCAGATCTTTTGGGATTGTCGCCACACCCCGTCACAGGCTTTGGCTTTCGACTCAACGAACCCAGAGCTCGAAACGCCACTATTTACCTCGCTGCTGAACCCAATTCCCCTTTAGCAGCAACAATGAACGCCCCCAGAGACGAGCACCTGGAGGCGCTGGCTAGCCTCAACCGGGCTGCCAGACTGGGCGCGCAGTCTGCGCAGTTGCAGCACTCGCGCTCGATAATTCTCGGGCCGGCAGAGGAGTTTTTCGACTCCGCCTCTGCCCAAGCCGGCCGCCTGTACGGCCAGGCTTTCTTAAACCAAGGTGAGGTGACCTACCTCGCAAGTCGTCGCCTCGAGGACTGGCTGGAGGGGATTTCGCTTTCCGAGAGCCCATTTGGGCCGCAGAGAGTCGCTCTGCCCGAAGTCAGCTCCTCCAATGGAGGCCAAGCTGGAAGCTTGGCGACCGTGATGGAGGATGACGGGGTTAAGATGGGGGAGTCGACCACGGAGAACCGGCAGACTGGGACTAAGCGACAGGGAGCT AATCTTGAGGCTGGCCCCAGCAAGCGAGTCAAGATCGCCGCGCCGTTCAGGCGCGCTCTTTCCCGCGTGAGCGGGGGAGCGGTGACTCGGTCGTCTGTGGACGACCACGGTTCGACCATGGCCCGCGCTGGAACGGCCATGTCGCGCCACGTTGGTGAGAGCGGGAGAAGTACCCCGTTCAGCATGATGTCCCGGGTCTTTGTGCCTGCTCCGGTCATCACCACTCGCAACTTCAAGATTTGCGTTTTGGGACACCCGGGGACTGGCAAGACCACGTTCCTCAA CCGTCTTGTGATGGGGAGATATATTCCCGGCGCCCCCTCTACGTCGACAGAGATCCGCACCATCAGCACCATGAGCACTGGCGATGCTACCCGTCGGACCCTTGCCCAGGTCGAGTTGTGGGACTTTCCTGGCATGATTGCTGGCCGTCATGACACCCAACTTCAGTCAACCTTCTTCAATGCGGCCATCATCTGCTACGATCTCGAGGATTCCCGGAACCTGGATGGCCTCAGCACG AAGCCTATGCTGGCTGCCTCTCTCCACGGTGATGTGCCGTTGATTGTCATTGGCCTCAAGGTCGATCGTCGTCCTACGTTTCCCAACTTGGGTTTGAGGTTCCTTGTTCCCCCTGAGCCCGCCACTGATATCCAGGGTGAgactgccgccgccgccatcaacgCGGCTGGCTTCGCCGAGTGCTCTGCCTTGACCAGCGAGAACTGTCAGGAAACTTGGCAGTCCATCGTCGACTATTTGGTCGACATTCAGGAGAAGCATGAGAAGGCTATTGAGGAGGCCCGTgctggaaaaggaaaggagaagatgttggagaaggccaagaaggtctGGCGTGGATTtaagaaggagatggatgtgAAGTTGAAGAAGTGA
- the SOG2_2 gene encoding RAM signaling network component (EggNog:ENOG503NWQU; COG:S) — protein sequence MDFPRGLPDNPAHARRAVEAAARANPVPPPPVPSIKDVPSNTNLSASGPISSSQVLALAREAMRAAHENEAKAAAASGVSNTLPKPGLTIDLSRKKIAKLPEEIVDIIKDELERLALSHNYLETIPSRLPECTSLRYLNVRQNQIKEFPLALCDLKSLEILDLGRNQLQTLPPEIIKLSSLKVFSIHKNQITKLPLCLAEMPSLSVIKLEGNPLEFPPREVWDSGGDNAGAAKESDMTEVALTTRIKKFLKLTASSMNGRGDSDSVGDDAEGTETPRPTIKRVFSGRFPVRVNGSDMPDLRSPALTRPPPIPSRSHYRGLSQQNGAQRRPGVMPLTIGNPNERVRSNSETIVQTSSRERSESRSRRMGIVSKRSELSTLEEIEGTNRFSHYRGLSHGSAMQGNGTVMQVQSPNVTSPAEPALQRPVYVRRLSILPERRRESKVFDPVLEASKGILYSIFQIHPMIQMLIGLTNDGTSRRSNSLEIVFYNTNAHVEQLELEIQKHDQAMDAGGSRENENVQRACITLINAYTHVCSLLMSNVDLFLDNGDPRYIRTLLTQLYNSIMELRVTCSQVAPRSLPPHMRTDPGETLRPHSRENSFVPPTADRPAMINNRSRNGTFVHHPSSLRVTTDVPLGPFVNGSSRTAIMSAATPRSGESFASNSTSGVRNLSADFTEEDRVFERIFLSLTKTADLVMRILPQLSQQLSSSMRLAMAQRAPEHVVQPWKMLIHRCTVSIQQTESLKQKLSTIKLKEPGIRTQAPFWGLCSSFIDSWYMLVTKIKQLQSEVQLPIDTRSRLRPVHQSMKETCDLIHSSPWAYFTRQGHHHGHHGHHGNHGHGPNHGSENLSPYNLQPLPMTPQSAALGPAVQATVPSTPQSASFAAAFQGNVFERADTLLSMGGLGMSRHGTMNSTSTTASLTTAGSMHSVNSSQDIPTPSSALSPMPWPGHGHSQGSLSVLPLRLPAGGSNGKMNGF from the exons ATGGATTTTCCTCGGGGTCTGCCCGACAACCCAGCCCACGCCCGCCGCGCTGTagaggctgctgctcgcgCAAATCCcgttccaccaccaccagttcCGAGCATCAAAGATGTGCCGTCAAATACCAACCTCTCGGCCTCGGGGCCTATCTCATCGAGCCAGGTGCTCGCCCTCGCGAGGGAGGCCATGCGGGCCGCTCACGAAAACGAAGCGAAAGCGGCAGCCGCCAGCGGAGTTAGCAACACGCTTCCAAAACCAGGCCTCACCATTGATCTGAGCAGGAAGAAGATTGCAAAGTTGCCAGAGGAAATCGTCGACATAATAAAGGACGAACTAGAGCG ACTTGCCCTATCACACAACTACTTGGAAACCATCCCATCACGTCTGCCAGAATGCACATCATTGCGGTATCTCAACGTCCGACAGAACCAGATCAAAGAATTTCCCCTTGCG CTCTGCGACCTAAAATCCCTAGAGATTCTCGATCTGGGCCGAAATCAGTTGCAAACTCTGCCGCCAGAAATCATCAAGCTGTCGTCCCTCAAGGTCTTCTCGATTCACAAGAACCAAATCACGAAGCTGCCGCTGTGTCTTGCCGAAATGCCGTCACTGTCGGTCATCAAACTCGAGGGCAACCCCCTGGAGTTTCCGCCCCGGGAGGTCTGGGATAGTGGCGGAGATAACGCTGGAGCGGCCAAGGAGAGTGACATGACCGAGGTGGCCCTGACGACACGCATCAAGAAGTTTCTCAAGCTCACGGCTTCAAGTATGAATGGGCGTGGTGATTCCGATTCGGTGGGAGACGATGCGGAAGGAACCGAAACACCGCGGCCAACAATCAAGCGAGTATTCAGTGGTCGATTCCCCGTCCGGGTCAACGGCAGCGATATGCCCGATCTTCGATCACCGGCTCTTACTCGCCCTCCACCAATTCCCTCGCGCTCACACTATCGTGGACTCTCTCAGCAAAATGGAGCACAGCGGAGACCTGGAGTCATGCCGCTGACCATCGGTAACCCAAACGAACGGGTGCGCAGCAATTCAGAGACGATTGTGCAAACCTCAAGCAGGGAGCGGTCCGAAAGCAGGTCACGGCGGATGGGCATTGTGTCAAAGCGGTCAGAGCTCAGCACCTTGGAGGAAATCGAGGGTACAAACCGGTTCAGCCATTACCGCGGGCTCAGTCATGGATCCGCCATGCAAGGGAACGGGACCGTCATGCAGGTGCAGAGTCCAAACGTCACAAGCCCGGCCGAACCGGCACTGCAACGGCCCGTTTACGTGCGCAGGCTGTCTATCCTGCCAGAGAGGAGACGGGAGTCCAAGGTGTTTGATCCGGTGCTGGAAGCTTCCAAGGGCATTTTGTATTCCATCTTCCAGATCCATCCGATGATCCAAATGTTGATCGGTCTGACCAACGACGGAACCTCACGCCGGTCCAACTCTTTGGAGATTGTCTTTTACAACACCAACGCCCATGTGGAacagctggagctggagattCAGAAGCATGACCAGGCGATGGATGCTGGGGGTTCGAGGGAAAACGAAAACGTGCAAAGGGCATGCATCACGCTGATCAATGCCTACACGCACGTCTGCTCGCTGTTGATGAGCAACGTTGACCTTTTTCTGGACAATGGCGACCCGCGGTACATTCGGACTCTGTTGACGCAGCTCTATAATAGCATAATGGAGCTGCGTGTGACATGCTCACAGGTCGCTCCGCGGTCTCTGCCGCCGCATATGCGAACGGACCCGGGCGAAACCCTCCGCCCTCACTCGCGGGAGAATTCTTTTGTTCCTCCCACGGCCGACCGCCCGGCTAtgatcaacaacaggtcgCGGAACGGGACATTTGTCCACCACCCGAGCAGCCTCCGGGTGACCACCGATGTCCCTCTGGGGCCATTTGTCAATGGCTCCAGCAGGACAGCCATTATGAGCGCTGCCACACCCCGCTCAGGAGAGTCGTTTGCTTCCAACAGCACGTCAGGTGTCCGAAACCTGTCGGCTGACTTTACCGAGGAGGACCGCGTCTTTGAACGGATTTTCCTCTCATTAACCAAAACGGCGGATCTAGTCATGCGGATACTACCCCAACTAAGCCAGCAGCTTTCGTCGTCGATGAGACTGGCAATGGCGCAGCGAGCCCCCGAGCACGTTGTGCAGCCCTGGAAGATGTTGATCCACCGGTGTACAGTCTCGATTCAGCAAACAGAGAGTTTGAAGCAGAAGCTGTCGACGATCAAGCTTAAGGAGCCAGGGATCAGGACACAGGCGCCGTTTTGGGGCCTGTGCAGCAGTTTCATTGATTCCTGGTACATGCTGGTCACAAAGATCAAGCAACTTCAAAGCGAGGTTCAACTGCCAATAGACACCAGGTCGAGGTTGCGACCGGTTCATCAGAGCATGAAGGAAACATGTGACCTGATACACTCGAGTCCTTGGGCATACTTTACACGACAAGGGCATCACCATGGGCACCATGGCCATCACGGAAACCATGGGCATGGGCCTAATCATGGGTCGGAGAATTTGAGTCCTTACAACTTGCAACCATTACCGATGACGCCGCAGAGTGCCGCCTTGGGTCCGGCAGTCCAGGCGACTGTGCCTTCCACCCCACAGAGCGCTTCGTTTGCGGCGGCGTTCCAGGGCAATGTATTTGAACGAGCGGATACCTTGCTCTCCATGGGAGGGCTAGGCATGTCGAGGCACGGGACTATGAACTCCACCTCGACAACAGCGAGTCTCACCACGGCGGGCAGCATGCACTCTGTGAACTCGAGCCAGGATATTCCGACTCCGAGCTCGGCCCTAAGCCCAATGCCTTGGCCAGGACATGGACACTCGCAAGGGAGCTTGAGTGTGCTACCGTTGCGACTCCCAGCAGGAGGTAGCAATGGGAAAATGAATGGATTTTGA
- the BNA3 gene encoding arylformamidase (COG:E; EggNog:ENOG503NVUU; BUSCO:EOG09262DKA) yields the protein MSSSLLSPLFRRQLFTSLHKVPTRRAFQSTPSIMSEKLKPAARVAGRRQDVWSIINEAASASPIQPIVNMGQGFFGYNPPDFILSAAKSALDRVECNQYSPTKGRPRLLKALADAYSPFWGRQLDPNTEITVTTGANEGMLSAFMAFIEPGDEVIVFEPFFDQYISNIEMPGGKIVYVPMHPPKEGAVKTLSAGEWTVDFDELEKAITPRTKMIVLNTPHNPVGKVFSRSELEKIAELCLKNQIIILSDEVYDRLYYTDFTRIATLSPEVEKITLTVGSAGKNFYATGWRVGWLIGPPELIQYVSAAHTRICYSSVSPLQEACAIGFEEANGHGFWEQCIADMTAKMERFTAVFDELGIPYSKPEGGYFVMANFNKVQLPEGYEFPKHVEERPRDFKLAWFLIQELGVAAIPPSEFYTDENAGIVEDYLRFAVCKPDNVLEDAKERLRGLKKYLKK from the exons ATGAGCTCGTCGCTCCTCTCGCCTCTTTTTCGGCGACAGTTATTCACATCCCTTCACAAAGTTCCCACCAGACGAGCCTTCCAGAGtaccccctccatcatgaGTGAGAAACTGAAGCCCGCGGCCCGTGTCGCTGGTAGGAGGCAGGATGTTTG gtccatcatcaacgaagcagcctccgcctcccccatccaGCCCATCGTCAACATGGGCCAAGGCTTCTTCGGCTACAACCCCCCAGACTTCATTCTCTCAGCTGCCAAATCCGCCCTGGACCGCGTAGAATGCAACCAGTACTCCCCCACAAAGGGCAGACCACGCCTCCTCAAAGCCCTCGCCGATGCATACTCCCCCTTCTGGGGCCGTCAACTAGACCCCAACACAGAaatcaccgtcaccaccggcgccaaCGAGGGCATGCTCTCCGCCTTCATGGCCTTCATCGAGCCCGGCGACGAAGTCATCGTCTTCGAACCCTTCTTCGACCAGTACATCTCCAACATTGAAATGCCCGGCGGAAAAATCGTCTACGTGCCCATGCACCCACCGAAAGAAGGCGCCGTCAAAACCCTCTCGGCAGGGGAGTGGAcagtcgactttgacgagctCGAAAAAGCCATCACGCCCAGGACGAAAATGATTGTGCTCAACACACCCCACAACCCGGTAGGCAAAGTCTTTTCCCGGTCCGAGCTCGAAAAAATCGCCGAGCTGTGTCTCAAGAACCAAATCATCATCTTGTCGGATGAAGTCTACGATAGGCTTTACTACACCGACTTTACCCGCATCGCGACTCTTTCTCCTGAGGTTGAGAAGATTACCCTTACTGTTGGGTCGGCAGGCAAGAACTTTTATGCCACTGGCTGGCGGGTGGGCTGGTTGATTGGCCCTCCCGAGCTGATCCAATACGTCTCTGCCGCTCACACGAGAATCTGCTACTCTTCTGTCTCCCCGCTTCAAGAAGCCTGCGCTATcgggtttgaggaggcgaaTGGGCACGGCTTTTGGGAGCAGTGTATTGCTGACATGAcggccaagatggagaggtttACTGCGGTGTTTGATGAGTTGGGGATTCCGTACAGTAAGCCCGAGGGGGGGTATTTTGTCATGGCGAATTTTAACAAGGTGCAACTTCCTGAGGGGTACGAGTTTCCGAAGCATGTCGAGGAGAGGCCGAGGGATTTTAAGCTGGCGTGGTTTTTGATTCAGGAGTTGGGGGTGGCGGCTATTCCGCCGAGTGAGTTTTACACGGATGAGAATGCGGGGATTGTGGAGGATTATTTGAGGTTTGCGGTATGTAAGCCTGATAATGTTTTGGAGGATGCGAAGGAGAGACTTAGGGGGCTGAAGAAGTACCTGAAGAAGTGA
- a CDS encoding hypothetical protein (COG:S; EggNog:ENOG503P21M; BUSCO:EOG092640WA): protein MSSSSSSSRKSRPKRDTSVGSSSSSSSNEHPTAPLLHPSSAPTRARSKSPLPPPPTQQPLHITIRFSTSLPDLELDIPSPSTTTVIALKHLIRQHLTPTTGATSNLRFIHNGRILPDTSPLSTVFKSLPPPPPSQSLPDPKGKRKDAPVPERRVFINCSIGHVLSPEDLETESKAATAPAAAAAPTPAVPEDGGGNRTGREPRGFDRLAGSLTREEIVNLRLTFRGWHAARYTPDDMPSAERMLELEDAWLDDGGGFTGQDAGEGGARQEEEGEGWAGNVDLLVKGMAIGFIFPMGVVGWLLREEGLWSKRMGVFVSLGVLLGVVVGFVREFPGH from the coding sequence atgagcagcagcagcagcagcagcagaaaatCCCGTCCCAAACGCGACACAAGCGTCggttcctcgtcatcctcctccagcaacgAACACCCAACCGCCCCATTactccatccatcatcagctcCCACCCGGGCAAGATCCAAATCCccattaccaccaccccccacccaacaaccactccacatcaccatccgCTTCagcacctccctccccgacctcgAACTcgacatcccctccccctccaccaccaccgtcatcgCCCTCAAACACCTAATCCGTCAacacctcacccccaccaccggcgcaacctccaacctccgCTTCATCCACAACGGCCGCATCCTCCCCGACACCTCCCCCTTGTCAACAGTGTTCAagtccctccccccacccccgccatcccaatccctccccgacccaaagggaaaaagaaaagatgcACCAGTACCAGAACGACGCGTCTTCATCAACTGCTCCATCGGCCATGTCCTCTCCCCCGAGGATTTAGAGACCGAGTCAAAAGCTGCCACCGCTCCCGCTGCAGCAGcggcaccaacaccagctgTACCCGAGGATGGAGGCGGTAACAGGACAGGGAGGGAACCGAGGGGGTTTGATAGGTTGGCGGGGAGCctgacgagggaggagattgtcAACTTGAGGCTGACGTTTAGGGGGTGGCATGCGGCCAGGTATACCCCGGATGATATGCCTTCTGCGGAGAGGATGTTGGAACTGGAAGATGCGTggcttgatgatgggggagggttcACAGGGCAggatgctggggaggggggcgcaaggcaagaagaggagggggaggggtgggcaGGAAATGTGGATTTGCTGGTGAAGGGGATGGCGATTGGGTTTATTTTTccgatgggggtggtggggtggttgttgagggaggaggggttgtggtCGAAGAGGATGGGAGTGTTTGTgagtttgggggtgttgttgggggtggtggtggggtttgtgagggaGTTTCCTGGTCACTAG
- a CDS encoding hypothetical protein (COG:L; EggNog:ENOG503NYD3), giving the protein MPLVRTDSMQDIDFTLRRQFGKKSFRPQQREIINATLEGKDVFVQAATSFGKSLCFQLPAVIDHGITIVISPLLSLMMDQVKALRNSNIDARTLNSNTPFAERDHIMKDLGTGHPLTRLLYVTPELCSGPYFRERLELVHRQKELARIAVDEAHCISEWGHDFRKDFKRLSWFRERFPDVPIMCLTATANEQVRNDILTTLGINGPNLKAFTMSAFRPNLHLEVRFTSDQTDDRYDDFVSWLKGVYERRGKPDRKPELDKMGERVENVSGIIYTTSRDECESLAASLRSHNIAARPFHAKLANQDKERTLQKWIRNEVGYDIIVATTAFGMGIDKDDVRFVVHWRLPKSFEGYYQEAGRAGRDGKASYCFLYYSREDRDRVCGMIVKDNTSGDRRDNGGEANKRARMESHEALVRYCEDTGGCRHAAITKYFGEKEVPKCDFACDWHKDREGLKRRWREGLASEEWVYTQREEGAFEDYYYSE; this is encoded by the exons ATGCCACTCGTCAGAACCGATTCGATGCAGGACATCGACTTCACACTACGGCGCCAGTTTGGCAAGAAATCATTCAG ACCACAGCAACGAGAAATCATCAACGCCACTCTCGAAGGCAAAGACGTCTTCGTCCAGGCagccacctccttcggcaaGAGCTTATGCTTCCAACTTCCAGCCGTCATCGACCACGGGA TAACAATcgtcatctcccccctcctctccctcatgaTGGACCAAGTCAAAGCCCTCCGCAACTCCAACATCGACGCCCGCACCCTaaactccaacacccccttcgcCGAACGCGACCACATCATGAAAGACCTCGGCACCGGCCACCCCCTAACCCGTCTCCTCTACGTCACCCCCGAGCTCTGCTCCGGCCCCTACTTCCGCGAGCGTCTCGAGCTCGTCCACCGACAAAAAGAACTCGCCCGCATCGCCGTCGACGAAGCCCACTGCATCTCGGAATGGGGCCACGACTTTCGCAAGGACTTTAAACGCCTCTCCTGGTTCAGGGAGCGCTTCCCAGACGTGCCCATCATGTGCCTTACCGCGACAGCAAACGAGCAAGTCCGCAATgacatcctcaccaccctcggcaTCAACGGACCTAATCTCAAGGCGTTTACCATGTCGGCGTTTCGTCCCAACTTGCATCTCGAGGTGAGGTTCACGAGCGATCAGACAGACGACAGGTACGACGACTTTGTCTCGTGGCTCAAGGGGGTGTACGAGCGCAGGGGGAAACCGGACCGGAAACCGGAGCTGGACAAGATGGGGGAGCGGGTGGAGAACGTCTCGGGGATTATTTACACCACTTCGAGGGACGAGTGCGAGTCGCTTGCTGCTTCGCTGAGGTCGCATAACATTGCCGCCAGGCCGTTTCATGCCAAGCTTGCGAATCAGGACAAGGAGCGGACGTTGCAAAAGTGGATAAGGAATGAGGTCGGCTATGATATTATTGTGGCTACGACTGcttttgggatggggataGATAAAGATGATGTCCGGTTTGTGGTTCACTGGAGGCTTCCGAAATCTTTTGAGGGGTATTAtcaggaggcggggagggcggggagggacgGGAAGGCGAGTTACTGCTTTTTGTATTATTCTAGGGAGGATAGGGATCGGGTTTGTGGGATGATTGTCAAGGACAATACGTCGGGGGATAGGAGGGATAACGGGGGGGAGGCGAACAAgcgggcgaggatggagagtcATGAGGCTTTGGTGAGGTATTGTGAGGATACGGGGGGGTGTAGGCATGCGGCGATTACCAAGTAttttggggagaaggaggtgccaAAGTGTGATTTTGCCTGTGATTGGCATAAGGATCGGGAGGgcctgaagaggaggtggagggaggggttggcaaGTGAGGAGTGGGTTTATacgcagagggaggagggggcttTTGAGGATTATTATTACAGTGAGTag